Proteins encoded together in one Mycolicibacter minnesotensis window:
- the eccD gene encoding type VII secretion integral membrane protein EccD, which translates to MANAVIPIVRIAVLADSRLTEIALPADLPLREIVPTVQRLVLPDDSDDSDDVGGAQAIPERISLAPIGGAPFSLDASLDTVGVVDGDLLALQPVPPGPAAPGIVEDIADAAVIFSESRRHPWGLAHIQRGAQAALVAWILAATGLAATYRVAAGAPAGLYALAAIALITAVVALAARPPHDAVVAVAALAPIAAALTLAVPGQFGAAQVTLGAAGVAAWSAIRVFAVRRNLGFFTATGVLGASLTVVAAAASLWSLPVSTLGGGLIVIGLLFSVAAPQLAALWARFPLPVIPAPGDPTPAAPSQQVLSDLPRRVRAADAYQTGLVAGAVLLSTLGSFAVAAQPATLPGWGWYAVAASAAAAVLRARVWDSAASKAWSLAQPYLVAAALLVYYAATGRPFAALLALAVLTVLVSAWLVAALVPAVGDPHSYSLPLRRLVGFVSSGLDASLIPVIAYLVGIFSWVLNR; encoded by the coding sequence ATGGCCAACGCTGTGATACCGATCGTGCGGATTGCTGTCCTGGCCGACAGCCGACTGACTGAGATCGCCCTGCCCGCGGACCTACCCCTGCGCGAGATCGTTCCCACGGTCCAACGTTTGGTCCTACCAGACGATTCGGACGATTCCGATGACGTCGGCGGTGCCCAAGCGATACCCGAGCGAATCAGCCTCGCGCCCATCGGCGGCGCACCCTTCAGCCTGGATGCCAGCTTGGACACCGTCGGGGTGGTCGACGGTGATCTGCTGGCGCTGCAGCCGGTGCCTCCCGGGCCCGCTGCACCCGGCATCGTCGAAGACATCGCCGACGCGGCGGTGATCTTCTCGGAGTCCAGGCGTCACCCGTGGGGCCTGGCGCATATCCAACGCGGAGCACAGGCCGCGCTTGTCGCGTGGATCCTGGCGGCCACCGGGTTGGCGGCGACTTATCGGGTCGCGGCCGGCGCACCTGCGGGCTTGTATGCGCTCGCAGCGATTGCTCTGATTACCGCGGTCGTCGCGTTGGCGGCTCGGCCACCGCACGATGCTGTTGTGGCGGTCGCCGCACTGGCACCGATCGCTGCGGCGCTCACCTTGGCGGTGCCGGGACAGTTTGGTGCGGCGCAGGTGACGCTGGGCGCCGCCGGCGTTGCCGCATGGTCAGCGATCCGTGTTTTCGCCGTGCGACGAAACCTCGGCTTCTTCACCGCCACGGGAGTCCTCGGGGCGAGTCTGACCGTGGTGGCCGCCGCGGCATCGCTGTGGTCGTTGCCAGTGAGCACCCTCGGTGGGGGACTGATCGTGATCGGACTGCTGTTCAGCGTCGCGGCGCCGCAGCTGGCCGCACTCTGGGCGCGGTTCCCCCTCCCGGTCATCCCGGCGCCAGGAGATCCCACCCCTGCTGCTCCGTCGCAACAGGTGTTGTCAGACTTGCCACGGCGGGTGCGGGCCGCTGATGCCTACCAGACCGGACTGGTTGCAGGCGCAGTGCTGCTGAGCACCTTGGGATCGTTTGCGGTTGCAGCCCAACCAGCGACACTGCCGGGGTGGGGATGGTATGCCGTCGCGGCGAGTGCTGCAGCTGCTGTGTTGCGGGCGCGCGTGTGGGATTCGGCGGCGAGCAAGGCCTGGTCACTGGCCCAGCCCTACCTGGTGGCGGCCGCCTTGCTGGTCTACTACGCAGCGACAGGCCGCCCGTTCGCCGCACTGTTGGCGCTGGCAGTGCTGACAGTGTTGGTATCGGCGTGGTTGGTGGCCGCCTTGGTTCCCGCCGTCGGCGACCCGCACAGCTATTCCCTGCCGCTGCGTCGGCTGGTGGGCTTTGTTTCTTCGGGTCTGGACGCCTCGCTGATTCCCGTGATCGCCTACCTGGTGGGGATATTCAGCTGGGTCCTCAATCGATGA